The DNA sequence AAGAATCACCCAAGCCAGCGGCGAGCGCCACGGCGTCCTGTCCACAAGCGGACGGGCATCCGCCTTCGTCTCGACCGCAGGTTTGCGGGAAGGGCCGGAAAGCCAAATAACCAACCAGGCAACGAGTGCGATTGGCCCCAGCAGGGCAAACAATCCCATGCTGCCTTTGATGCCGATATGAGCAGCGATGATGCCGGAGGTGGCGGTGCCCAACGAGGCGACCAGCACCTGCGCGGTGGTATACAGCGTGGTTTTCCCGGCAATGCTTTTGGGGAAACGTTCCTTGATGACCGCAGGCAGAAGCACATTCCCGCCGGCGATGCCGATTCCAAGCGCCGCGGTGCCGATAAACAACGCCCAGACCGAAGGAATGATACGCAGGTAGCTGCCAAGACTCAATATGACAAGTGCCATCACCAGCACCTTTTCGCTGCCATGCCGCGCTCCGAACCTGCCCATCAGTGGTGAGGCAAGCGCGAATGCGAGAAGCGGAATGGTGGTCAGGAGTCCGGCAAGGGATGTCGGCAGGCCGATTTCCGCTTTGAGATTCGGCAGAAGCGGCGGCATCATCGTAATCGGCATCCGCAGGTTCGCGCCGGCCAACACCAGCCCAAGCACCACCAACCAGGTGCGTTTACGCTTGCTCACCACTGCCCTTTCTTTCTACGCTTATCAAGCTCGAATATATGAATCAGACAACTATTCCTTTATCAAGCCATTATCGCCAAGATAATTTACGAAAGAATCAATAATTTTGGACGTCCTGGTCGTGATGTCGTCTTCAGTAAAATCATCCTTCTGCGCGGCAAAGTCTTGCAGTTCATGGATATTGGTGCCCGCATGTGGCCTGTTATGCGCATCGGTAAAACCAGTATAGTATTTCCGCTTGTCTGCAAAACGGTAATCGGATGCCCTGATATTGATTCTCTTCTCCAAAAGCGCCTTATTGCCCAAAGAATCAAGATTGGCCTGATCGGCCAAAGGCGTCAGCTCATTACGTTTTTTCGCATAGATATGTTCTATTTCCAATTTAGTATCCATCGACAGCAGTGATTGCTGGGGATCGCTATACGCCCACCACGTAAGCATTGATTTTGTTATCGGCCTTCCATTGGTAAACACATACGCATGGAAACGATTGGTGATCTCATCTCGAGTAAATTGATAATTTGAGAATGTCACCGGACTGTGATTGACGATATTGATCATTTCCGGATAGACCGGCGAACGCAAGGCATTGACGCCTGGACGCTCGATCGAATACGCATAGATGAAGGCAATGATTACATTAAGGAAATTATATAAAGACTCCTCATCAAGTTCATTGTTTTCATCCCTGTTGGCAAGGAACCAAACGCTCAAAAGATAGGTCCACATGCCATTCGGCGCATATGACAACACGAACAAACACCGCAAGACACGGTCCGAAAAACCGTCTTGGGTGTCCACTTGTTGCCAGAATCCAAGCAGCGCCTCAAGATCGCTGAGCGTTTCGTCGCTTTTGAGCATGGCATAGGAATCCCGGCTAAAGA is a window from the Bifidobacterium sp. ESL0745 genome containing:
- a CDS encoding MFS transporter; translation: MSKRKRTWLVVLGLVLAGANLRMPITMMPPLLPNLKAEIGLPTSLAGLLTTIPLLAFALASPLMGRFGARHGSEKVLVMALVILSLGSYLRIIPSVWALFIGTAALGIGIAGGNVLLPAVIKERFPKSIAGKTTLYTTAQVLVASLGTATSGIIAAHIGIKGSMGLFALLGPIALVAWLVIWLSGPSRKPAVETKADARPLVDRTPWRSPLAWVILAYFGMQSMLYYSLLTWLPSIWQAAGFSAMVAGNLATLFQLSGMPLTMTVPLIAERKHGLAIVNGIAGGGFALGILGILVPGANLPINVISAVCMGLATAASFSICIVFFQKRTTSAADTARLSGMAQSGGYLFAAIGPVALGALNGLLHTWTPIVVLVLVVIFVMFTAGLVIIRHRNIYENL